Proteins from one Nitrospira sp. genomic window:
- a CDS encoding addiction module protein, giving the protein MSPNAKKILEEAMQLEPNSRAMIAETLLESLDFEEDFQVSQAWRDEIQRRGDQIDRGEVELINSDAVMAELRKKYA; this is encoded by the coding sequence ATGTCTCCCAATGCCAAGAAGATTTTGGAAGAGGCGATGCAGTTGGAGCCCAATTCACGGGCGATGATTGCCGAAACATTATTAGAGAGCCTAGACTTTGAAGAGGACTTCCAGGTGTCCCAGGCATGGCGGGATGAGATTCAGCGTCGCGGCGACCAGATCGATCGCGGAGAAGTCGAGTTGATCAACTCTGATGCGGTCATGGCTGAACTTCGGAAGAAGTATGCCTGA
- a CDS encoding type II toxin-antitoxin system RelE/ParE family toxin yields the protein MRVLWHPEARTEAHEAARFYAERQPGLDRRFLDLLEDALHRISRRPQLYPKVEGDIHKCRLPRFPYGVIYRTKPETVEILAIMHLNREPGYWKARSG from the coding sequence ATGCGAGTCTTGTGGCATCCGGAGGCCAGGACCGAGGCTCATGAGGCAGCAAGGTTTTACGCGGAACGGCAGCCGGGCCTCGACCGGCGATTTCTCGACCTCCTAGAAGATGCCCTTCACAGAATCAGTCGTCGCCCCCAGCTGTATCCAAAAGTTGAGGGTGATATCCACAAGTGCAGGCTTCCCCGCTTCCCATACGGCGTCATCTATCGGACAAAACCTGAGACAGTCGAAATCCTCGCAATCATGCACCTGAATCGGGAGCCTGGATACTGGAAGGCACGATCGGGATAA